One segment of Hippopotamus amphibius kiboko isolate mHipAmp2 chromosome 2, mHipAmp2.hap2, whole genome shotgun sequence DNA contains the following:
- the FCN2 gene encoding ficolin-2 isoform X2, with amino-acid sequence MEHRGTAVARGPAVLAIALLCTVASAQDTCPEVKVLGLEGSDKLSILRGCPGLPGTPGPKGEAGANGLKGERGSPGAPGKAGPAGPKGPQTCKELLTRGHFLSGWHTIYLPDCRPLTVLCDMDVDGGGWTVFQRRMDGSVDFYRDWAAYKQGFGHQLGEFWLGNDNIHALTSQGTSELRVDLVDFEGNRQFAKYRSFKMAGEKEKYKLVLGSFVEGTAGDSLTSHSNQAFSTKDRDNDKNTANCAVQCQGAWWYNSCQESNLNGRYLGGHHESFASGINWKSGEGYHYSYKVSEMKVRTT; translated from the exons ATGGAGCACCGTGGCACGGCCGTGGCCAGGGGGCCCGCCGTCCTGGCCATCGCCCTCCTGTGCACCGTGGCCTCCGCCCAGGACACCTGTCCAG AGGTGAAGGTGCTGGGTCTGGAGGGCTCCGACAAGCTCTCCATCCTCCGAGGCTGCCCGGGGCTGCCCGGAACCCCAGGGCCCAAGGGAGAGGCCGGCGCCAATGGACTGAAGG GAGAACGAGGTTCCCCCGGAGCCCCTGGGAAGGCAGGGCCGGCCGGGCCCAAAG gACCTCAGACCTGTAAAGAGCTGCTCACCAGGGGGCACTTTCTGAGTGGCTGGCACACCATCTACCTGCCCGACTGCCGGCCCCTGACCGTGCTGTGTGACATGGACGTGGACGGTGGGGGCTGGACC GTTTTCCAGCGAAGGATGGACGGCTCCGTGGACTTCTACCGGGACTGGGCGGCGTACAAGCAGGGCTTCGGCCATCAGCTGGGAGAGTTCTGGCTGGGAAATGACAACATCCACGCCCTGACCTCCCAGG GAACCAGCGAGCTCCGGGTAGACCTCGTGGACTTTGAGGGCAACCGCCAGTTTGCCAAGTACCGGTCATTCAAGATGgcgggagagaaagagaagtacaAGCTGGTCCTGGGATCCTTTGTCGAGGGCACTGCCG GTGATTCCCTGACGTCCCACAGCAACCAAGCCTTCTCCACCAAAGACCGAGACAACGACAAAAATACTGCGAACTGTGCGGTGCAGTGCCAGGGGGCCTGGTGGTACAACAGCTGTCAAGAGTCGAACCTGAACGGTCGCTACCTCGGGGGGCACCACGAGAGCTTTGCAAGCGGCATCAACTGGAAGTCGGGGGAAGGGTACCACTACAGCTACAAGGTGTCAGAGATGAAGGTGCGTACCACCTAG
- the FCN2 gene encoding ficolin-2 isoform X1, which yields MEHRGTAVARGPAVLAIALLCTVASAQDTCPEVKVLGLEGSDKLSILRGCPGLPGTPGPKGEAGANGLKGERGSPGAPGKAGPAGPKGEPGQLPTCATGPQTCKELLTRGHFLSGWHTIYLPDCRPLTVLCDMDVDGGGWTVFQRRMDGSVDFYRDWAAYKQGFGHQLGEFWLGNDNIHALTSQGTSELRVDLVDFEGNRQFAKYRSFKMAGEKEKYKLVLGSFVEGTAGDSLTSHSNQAFSTKDRDNDKNTANCAVQCQGAWWYNSCQESNLNGRYLGGHHESFASGINWKSGEGYHYSYKVSEMKVRTT from the exons ATGGAGCACCGTGGCACGGCCGTGGCCAGGGGGCCCGCCGTCCTGGCCATCGCCCTCCTGTGCACCGTGGCCTCCGCCCAGGACACCTGTCCAG AGGTGAAGGTGCTGGGTCTGGAGGGCTCCGACAAGCTCTCCATCCTCCGAGGCTGCCCGGGGCTGCCCGGAACCCCAGGGCCCAAGGGAGAGGCCGGCGCCAATGGACTGAAGG GAGAACGAGGTTCCCCCGGAGCCCCTGGGAAGGCAGGGCCGGCCGGGCCCAAAG GAGAGCCGGGGCAGCTCCCGACATGTGCCACAG gACCTCAGACCTGTAAAGAGCTGCTCACCAGGGGGCACTTTCTGAGTGGCTGGCACACCATCTACCTGCCCGACTGCCGGCCCCTGACCGTGCTGTGTGACATGGACGTGGACGGTGGGGGCTGGACC GTTTTCCAGCGAAGGATGGACGGCTCCGTGGACTTCTACCGGGACTGGGCGGCGTACAAGCAGGGCTTCGGCCATCAGCTGGGAGAGTTCTGGCTGGGAAATGACAACATCCACGCCCTGACCTCCCAGG GAACCAGCGAGCTCCGGGTAGACCTCGTGGACTTTGAGGGCAACCGCCAGTTTGCCAAGTACCGGTCATTCAAGATGgcgggagagaaagagaagtacaAGCTGGTCCTGGGATCCTTTGTCGAGGGCACTGCCG GTGATTCCCTGACGTCCCACAGCAACCAAGCCTTCTCCACCAAAGACCGAGACAACGACAAAAATACTGCGAACTGTGCGGTGCAGTGCCAGGGGGCCTGGTGGTACAACAGCTGTCAAGAGTCGAACCTGAACGGTCGCTACCTCGGGGGGCACCACGAGAGCTTTGCAAGCGGCATCAACTGGAAGTCGGGGGAAGGGTACCACTACAGCTACAAGGTGTCAGAGATGAAGGTGCGTACCACCTAG